The following is a genomic window from Amycolatopsis acidiphila.
GCGCGGTGCGCGGCCCGCACCGCGCCTGACCCGTCATCCCGGAAGACCTCTGTCGGAAACTGTCGGACCCCCCGGTTACGGTCGGGACGTGGTTTCGGTACACGTGGAAGACGCCGGGAACCGGCTGCCCCGGCCCCGGCCGCCGGCGAGCGCCGGCCGGGTGCTGGGTCTCGTCCCGGCACCGCTGCAGGTCCTGGTCGGGATCGTCAGCGTGCAGGTCGGCGCCTCGCTGGCCAAGCAGCTGTTCTCCGTCGCGGGCCCGGCGGGCACGGTCGCGGTGCGGCTGTTCTTCGCCGCGCTGGTCCTGCTGCTCGTGTGGCGTCCGGCGCTGCGGCTCGGCCGCCGCGCGTGGCCGGTCGTGCTCACCTACGGCGTCGTGCTGGCGCTGATGAACCTGAGCTTCTACCAGGCCCTCGCCCGGATTCCGCAGGGCATCGCCGTGACGATCGAGTTCCTCGGCCCGCTGGTCGTCGCGCTGGCCGGGTCACGCAGGCTGATCGACGCGCTGTGGGCGCTGCTCGCAGCGGGCGGCGTCGTGCTGCTCGCCGAGACGCGCGGCGACCTGTCCACGGCCGGTCTGCTCTTCGCGCTCGGCGCGGGCGTCTGCTGGGGCGCGTACATCCTGCTCAGCGCGGCGCTGGGCAGCCGCACGTCCGAGGGCAAGGGGCTCGCACTGGGCATGGCCGTCGCGGCGATCATCGCGATGCCCGCCGGCGTCACCGAGGCCGGCACCGGGCTGCTCTCCCCGTGGATCCTGCTGATCGGGCTCGCGGTGGCGCTGCTGTCGTCGGTGATCCCGTACTCGCTGGAGCTCGAGGCACTGCGCAAGATCCCACCCCGCGTGTTCGGGGTGCTGATGAGCCTCGAACCGGCGGTGGGCGCGCTGGCGGGCCTCGTGCTGCTGGGCGAGTCGCTGCACGCCCTGCAGTGGGCCGCGCTGTGCTGTGTCGTGGCGGCCTCGATCGGGGCCACGCGCTCCGCCAGGCCGGAGGTGTGACCTCGACTCAGCGAAGTGACGGCAGGACCGTGGACACGCTGCGGTACAAGGGACTCGAGCCGAGCATGTCCGTGCTGCGCAAGCGAATTCGCCGCTAGATGTCCTCGGCGGAGCCGTAGCCGGGCATCTTGCCGGTGGCGACGAAGACCATCCGCTTGGCGACCGACACCGCGTGGTCGGCATAGCGCTCGTAGAACCGGCCCAGCAGCGTGACGTCGACGGCGGCGGGCACGCCGAACTCCCAGTCCTTCGCCATGATCACGCTGAACAGGTGGCGGTGGATGTCGTCGACCTTGTCGTCCTCGGCCTCGAGCGAACGCGCGGCCTCGACGTCCCTGGACTTGATGACCTCTTCGGCGCGCAGCGCCAGCTTCACGACCGCGTCGCCCATCTCGGCGAAGTACGGGCGCACCGGCTCGGGCAGGGCGTGCTCGGGGTGCCGGCGGCGGGCCGCCTTGGCCACGTGCAGGGCGAGGTCGCCCATCCGCTCCAGGCTCTCCGCCGCGTGGATGACCGCGAGCACCGTCCGCAGGTCGGTCGCGACCGGGGCCTGCAGCGCCAGCAGGGCGTAAGCCTGCTCCTCGCACTCGGCCCTGATGTCGTCGATCTTGGCGTCGTCGCCGATCACCTGCTCTGCCAGGGCGAGATCCGCCCCCAGCAACGCCCGGGTGGCCTTCTCCATGGCGTTCGCGACCTGAACGGACATGCCCGCCAGGTTCCCGGCCAGCTGTTCGAGTTCGACGTGGTAAGCCTCGCGCATGGCCACACCTTACGGGCTGAGCAGGGCGAACACCGCATCGCAGGATGAACCGGCGGTGAACCCCGCCTAACGAATGCTACTGATCGGACTGGTGGCTGCCGGCCGCCGTGCCGTTGCCGGCCTGGTTTTCCGGCGGAGGCGACGCCGGGGCGGTGCCCGGTAACGCTGTGTTGTCGATGAGCGCCTGGAACACCGCCTTGGCCTTGCTCTCCAGCAGCACCTCGTTGCCACGCGAGTTCGACTCACCGGTCGTCGGCACGGTCATGAAGTTGACCTTGGACGGGTCGAGGCCCTTCATCGACTGGGCCAGGGTGAGCATCTGGTCCACGCCGATGTTGTCGCCGAAGGTCGACTTGGCGAACGCGGTGACGAAATCCGACAGCTGCGTCGGGTTGGTCAGCACGCCGTGCGACATCACCTTCGCCATCAGCGCGCTGATGAACTCCTGCTGACGCTTGATACGGCCGTAGTCCGAGGTCGGGTCGCCGATCACGTGCCGGGCCCTGACGAAGCTGAGGGCCTGGTCGCCGGAGATCGTCACGTCGCCGGTCTGGGAGACGACCATGCCGAGCACGCTGTCCTTGATCGGCGAGTCGACGTGCACGGTCACACCCTGCACGGCGTCGACCATGTCCTTGAACCCGCTGAAGTCGATCCCGACGAAGTGGTTGATCTTCATCCCGGTCAGCTGCTGCACCCACTTGGTGAGGCAGCGCGGGCCGCCGACGGCGTACGCGGTGTTGAGCTTGACCTTCGTCGCCGCGGGGACGAGCTCGCTGGTGTAGTCGTTCTTGGCGGAGTCGAACCGCTCGCAGGCGGGCCGGGAGATCTCCAGGTCGCGCGGGAACGAGATGACCACGGCGCGCTTCCGGTCGGCCGGGATGTGGGCGAGCATCACGGTGTCGGACCGGGCGCCCTCGACGTCGTCGGCGCTGCCGACGTTCTCCTCGGCCGTCGCGCCGGCGCGGGTGTCGGACCCGGCGATGATGAAGTTCTCGTCGCCGAGTTGCGCGTTGGCGTTCTGGATGTCGGTCGAGTTCTCGTCCAGCGCGGCGATCTGGGTGAACTTGCTGTTGAACCAGGTCTTCGTGCCCCACGCGGCGCCGGTGCCGAGGAAGACGAGCACCGCGAGCACGACGACGGTGATCCGTCCGATTCGGACGGTGCGTTCGTTGTGCCGCTGTTTCTTTTCCTGCAAACGGGTTTGTGGCGCGACCTCTTCGGCGGACTGGGCTTCTTCGACGGCTTCCGCCGGGGCGACCATGCGAGTGGCGGCGTCCTTCGCGGGACCGACGACGCGCTGCAGCCGGGTGCGGGTCTGCTCGAGCAGCTGCGCGGGGCGCGCGGTGAGCTTTTCGAGACGCTGCTTGCGTTTCGCCTCTTCGGCCTCGAGCTGGTCGTGGGCCGCGGAGAACCGGGCGAGGGTATTGTCGATCTTGCGACGCACCATGGTGCTGTCGTCGATCGGCTCCATCTCGTCGGTCATCGTCAGCCGGTCCTCCGGCGTGACGACGCGAGCCTTGGGTCTGGCCGGGCGAGCGGGGCTCGCTCCCTCGGCCGGCAACTCGGCCACCGGCTGCCCCGACGCCGCGTCGGCAGTGGGGCGGCCGTCCGCGCCGGCTTCCGGCGACGGGGCGGCACGCCGCGGCGGCTCGGCCGGCCCACGACGACCACCCGGCACCGGCACGTTGGCACCGACGGGACGACCGTTCGCTTCGGCCACGGGAGGCTCGGCGGGCCCGCGGCGATTGCCGGGCAACGGCATGTTCGGTGCCGACCGGCGGCCTTCCGGTTCGGCGGGCAGGTCGGTCGCCGAGCGGCGGGGGTCCGGCTCACCGGCGAGGCGGCGGACGGCCGGCGGCTCCGCCGCGAACCGCCGGGACTCGGGTTCCGGCGCCGCACGCCGGCCCGCGGGAAGCGGGCGGGAGGTCGGGCCCAGTGCTGGCTCGGCCCCAGCGGGACCGGGCCCCGCCTGCCGCGGGCCGCCACGCCGGGCATCCGGCGGCGGAGCCTGGCGGGATTCGGAGGGCTCCGGCGCAGACCAACGCCCCTCCAGCGACTGCGGCCCACCCCGCCGAGCCTCCGGCGGCGGAGCCTGGCGCGCATCAGGTGGCTGCGGGGCGACTCGGCGTTCCGGCGGCGGAACCTGGCGAGACTCCGAAGGCTCCGGCGCTGACCAGCGCGGCGGCGCAGGCGTCGCGTGGCGGGATTCCGGCGGCGGCACAGCACGACGCGATTCGGAAGACTCCGGCGCGGACCAGCGCGGCTCGGGAGGCAGTGGCGCAGCATGGCGCGACTCGGTCGCTTCCGGCGGCACAGCACGACGCGACGCGGGCCCCGGCGCACGGCGAGGATCCGAAGGCTCGGGCGCAGCACGGCGAGAGTCGGCGGGCGGGGGAACCGCA
Proteins encoded in this region:
- a CDS encoding EamA family transporter, with protein sequence MVSVHVEDAGNRLPRPRPPASAGRVLGLVPAPLQVLVGIVSVQVGASLAKQLFSVAGPAGTVAVRLFFAALVLLLVWRPALRLGRRAWPVVLTYGVVLALMNLSFYQALARIPQGIAVTIEFLGPLVVALAGSRRLIDALWALLAAGGVVLLAETRGDLSTAGLLFALGAGVCWGAYILLSAALGSRTSEGKGLALGMAVAAIIAMPAGVTEAGTGLLSPWILLIGLAVALLSSVIPYSLELEALRKIPPRVFGVLMSLEPAVGALAGLVLLGESLHALQWAALCCVVAASIGATRSARPEV
- the phoU gene encoding phosphate signaling complex protein PhoU, with protein sequence MREAYHVELEQLAGNLAGMSVQVANAMEKATRALLGADLALAEQVIGDDAKIDDIRAECEEQAYALLALQAPVATDLRTVLAVIHAAESLERMGDLALHVAKAARRRHPEHALPEPVRPYFAEMGDAVVKLALRAEEVIKSRDVEAARSLEAEDDKVDDIHRHLFSVIMAKDWEFGVPAAVDVTLLGRFYERYADHAVSVAKRMVFVATGKMPGYGSAEDI
- a CDS encoding LCP family protein, coding for MTDEMEPIDDSTMVRRKIDNTLARFSAAHDQLEAEEAKRKQRLEKLTARPAQLLEQTRTRLQRVVGPAKDAATRMVAPAEAVEEAQSAEEVAPQTRLQEKKQRHNERTVRIGRITVVVLAVLVFLGTGAAWGTKTWFNSKFTQIAALDENSTDIQNANAQLGDENFIIAGSDTRAGATAEENVGSADDVEGARSDTVMLAHIPADRKRAVVISFPRDLEISRPACERFDSAKNDYTSELVPAATKVKLNTAYAVGGPRCLTKWVQQLTGMKINHFVGIDFSGFKDMVDAVQGVTVHVDSPIKDSVLGMVVSQTGDVTISGDQALSFVRARHVIGDPTSDYGRIKRQQEFISALMAKVMSHGVLTNPTQLSDFVTAFAKSTFGDNIGVDQMLTLAQSMKGLDPSKVNFMTVPTTGESNSRGNEVLLESKAKAVFQALIDNTALPGTAPASPPPENQAGNGTAAGSHQSDQ